From Populus trichocarpa isolate Nisqually-1 chromosome 19, P.trichocarpa_v4.1, whole genome shotgun sequence, a single genomic window includes:
- the LOC7494612 gene encoding trans-resveratrol di-O-methyltransferase, which translates to MHVAEGNLHGAELLQAQAHVWNHIFNFVNSMSLKCAIQLGIPDVIHNHGKPMTLSELVAVLPIHPSKAPGIYRLMRILVHSGFFATQNNSGETEGEGYVLTNASQLLIKDNPFSVTPFLLAMLDPILTQPWHYVSVWFQNDAPSSFYTAHQRTSWEYAGHETELNHFFNEAMASDARLVSSVLVNECKGVFEGLNSLVDVGGGTGTVAKAIAKEFQHLDCTVFDLPHVVAGLEGSENLKYLSGDMFEAIPQADAILLKWILHDWNDEECVKILKQCKEAIKGREGGKLIIIDMVVENNKEVEGSTETQLFFDMLMMILVTGKERNEKEWAKLFTDAGFSNYKINPVLGLRSLIEVYP; encoded by the exons ATGCATGTGGCTGAAGGAAACCTGCATGGTGCCGAGCTACTTCAAGCTCAAGCTCATGTTTGGAATCACATCTTCAACTTCGTAAACTCAATGTCTCTAAAATGTGCTATTCAACTAGGCATACCGGATGTTATCCATAATCATGGAAAACCCATGACCCTTTCTGAACTTGTCGCTGTCTTGCCCATTCACCCATCCAAAGCCCCTGGAATCTATCGCCTCATGCGCATACTGGTCCATTCTGGTTTCTTTGCGACACAAAATAATAGTGGAGAGACTGAAGGAGAAGGCTATGTTCTAACCAATGCTTCTCAACTCCTTATCAAGGACAACCCTTTCAGTGTAACACCATTCTTGCTAGCCATGCTTGATCCAATTTTAACACAACCATGGCATTATGTAAGCGTTTGGTTCCAAAATGATGCCCCTTCCTCGTTCTATACGGCCCATCAAAGGACATCTTGGGAATATGCTGGCCATGAAACAGAGCTCAATCATTTCTTTAATGAAGCTATGGCAAGTGATGCTCGATTGGTTTCGAGTGTGTTGGTAAATGAGTGCAAGGGAGTTTTCGAAGGGTTAAATTCGTTGGTTGATGTTGGGGGTGGCACTGGAACTGTGGCCAAGGCAATAGCTAAAGAATTCCAGCATTTGGATTGCACAGTCTTTGATCTCCCACATGTGGTAGCTGGTTTGGAGGGAAGTGAAAACTTGAAATATCTTAGTGGAGACATGTTCGAGGCAATTCCTCAAGCAGATGCAATTCTGCTGAAG TGGATTCTTCATGACTGGAATGACGAGGAATGTGTGAAAATACTCAAGCAATGCAAGGAGGCAATTAAGGGCCGAGAAGGAGGAAAGCTGATTATCATAGATATGGTGGTGGAGAACAATAAAGAGGTAGAAGGTTCAACTGAGACACAGCTCTTCTTTGATATGCTGATGATGATCTTGGTcacaggaaaagaaagaaacgagAAAGAATGGGCTAAACTATTCACTGATGCTGGCTTCAGTAACTATAAGATCAACCCAGTTCTGGGTTTAAGATCTCTCATTGAAGTTTATCCTTGA